The Pseudophaeobacter arcticus DSM 23566 genome includes a region encoding these proteins:
- a CDS encoding B12-binding domain-containing radical SAM protein, translating into MKIYLIAPISRSADDGTLENAISTPQSQYALLASAGIASIAGWFPKDLDIRLCDEIVEDVDFDYEADIVGLSINVSQMERGLEIAREFRRRGRKVVIGGPHVSLAPHLFQGEADHLVIGEFEPIADRFIKDLTAGLLAPKYHGGQADLAKMPVPRWDIYPNSKTLAGVIQTSRGCPFECNFCDVIQYVGRKQRHKPADSVIAEANTLYKFGYRHIMLSDDNFTVYRRRSMDLLKEISKWNGCDNRDPVSFSTQASIDLARSPELLKACNDAGLRMIFVGIETDNEVALEAAGKRQNLRIDPRVEVEKIVAAGISVRAGIMVGFDSDDLTCFERQFVFAQSLPVALFNVSALVAPISTPLYDEMKKAGRIIEEEAGATTVASSALSNLIPVQMTREQLAQGRMWLKNELLDPDNTIARFERIATLLGAPSIGSTNSGSQQVSNTPMLELLRASHRDRGARRVIEAVNELMRQRPEIAPDLGSQLMIHLNEYRTAQGEYDRK; encoded by the coding sequence ATGAAGATTTACCTAATTGCCCCTATATCACGATCAGCGGATGATGGTACCCTGGAAAATGCTATTTCAACACCACAATCACAATATGCACTTCTTGCATCAGCTGGCATTGCATCCATAGCGGGCTGGTTCCCCAAAGACCTGGACATTCGGTTATGTGATGAAATCGTTGAAGATGTTGATTTTGACTATGAAGCAGACATTGTTGGTCTAAGCATAAATGTCTCACAGATGGAACGGGGACTAGAAATAGCCAGGGAGTTTCGACGTCGGGGGCGCAAAGTTGTCATTGGTGGCCCTCATGTGTCTCTGGCACCACATTTGTTTCAGGGAGAGGCCGACCACCTTGTGATTGGTGAGTTCGAGCCAATAGCTGATAGGTTTATCAAAGATTTGACAGCAGGTTTGCTTGCGCCAAAATACCATGGCGGACAAGCGGATTTGGCCAAAATGCCGGTTCCAAGGTGGGATATTTACCCAAACTCAAAGACCCTGGCGGGCGTGATTCAAACAAGCCGCGGATGCCCTTTTGAGTGTAATTTTTGTGATGTCATTCAATATGTGGGGCGCAAACAGAGACACAAACCGGCGGATTCGGTAATTGCGGAAGCAAATACTCTATATAAATTTGGCTATCGGCATATTATGCTGAGTGACGACAACTTTACAGTTTATCGACGCCGCAGCATGGATCTCTTGAAAGAGATTTCAAAGTGGAATGGTTGCGACAATCGGGATCCTGTCAGCTTCTCGACACAGGCCTCAATTGATCTTGCGCGGAGTCCCGAATTGTTGAAGGCCTGCAATGATGCCGGGCTACGGATGATTTTTGTTGGCATTGAGACCGATAATGAAGTTGCTCTTGAAGCCGCCGGAAAACGTCAAAATTTGCGTATTGACCCCAGAGTGGAGGTTGAAAAAATTGTCGCTGCCGGAATTAGCGTCAGGGCAGGTATAATGGTTGGATTTGACTCCGATGATTTGACCTGTTTCGAACGTCAGTTTGTGTTTGCTCAGTCACTGCCTGTCGCACTCTTCAATGTCAGCGCATTAGTCGCCCCCATATCGACGCCCCTCTATGATGAGATGAAGAAAGCAGGTCGCATCATTGAGGAAGAGGCTGGCGCAACAACGGTCGCATCCTCGGCGTTGAGCAACCTCATTCCGGTTCAAATGACGCGCGAGCAACTCGCCCAAGGTCGGATGTGGCTCAAGAATGAATTGCTGGACCCTGACAACACAATCGCGCGTTTTGAACGCATCGCGACGCTGCTTGGCGCACCGTCAATAGGGTCAACGAACAGTGGTTCGCAACAGGTAAGCAATACTCCAATGCTTGAGCTGCTGCGCGCCTCTCATCGTGACCGTGGTGCACGTCGCGTAATCGAAGCGGTGAACGAGCTAATGCGGCAACGACCTGAGATTGCACCTGATTTAGGATCTCAATTGATGATACATCTGAACGAGTATCGTACGGCCCAAGGCGAATATGACAGAAAATAA
- a CDS encoding GntR family transcriptional regulator, which yields MSDTLSPQEALEDAGLSVRDRHALMHHEIRQRICLLDYLPGMRLSEAALAEEFGTSRTPIRRVLARLEDEGLVQSVHGVGTVVTDADLTELEQVYRLRVELIALTARLDPVLPDADFIAAFDQLVQRGADIVVSGTARAFTQFDIDVFQVLLHLTANLPLRQTLERFYFQTKRLWLRAAEEAQLDLEEEFRIFQHELEAIQLALRAGDVEAVAHIQRAHISMSLKRLQLKSR from the coding sequence GTGAGCGATACACTGTCACCACAAGAGGCTTTGGAGGATGCAGGTCTTTCGGTGCGGGACCGTCATGCCTTGATGCATCACGAGATCCGTCAGCGGATCTGCCTGCTGGACTACCTGCCGGGAATGCGCCTCTCCGAGGCAGCCCTGGCGGAGGAGTTTGGCACCAGCCGCACGCCGATCCGCCGGGTTCTGGCCCGGCTGGAGGACGAGGGCCTGGTGCAGTCTGTTCATGGTGTGGGCACCGTAGTCACGGATGCCGACCTGACCGAGCTTGAGCAGGTCTATCGCCTGCGGGTTGAGCTGATCGCCCTGACCGCGCGGCTGGATCCGGTGCTGCCGGATGCGGATTTTATCGCCGCGTTTGATCAGCTGGTGCAGCGCGGCGCGGATATCGTCGTGAGTGGTACAGCCCGGGCCTTTACGCAGTTTGACATAGATGTGTTTCAGGTGCTGCTGCACCTGACCGCCAACCTGCCCCTGCGACAGACCCTTGAACGGTTCTATTTCCAGACCAAGCGGCTATGGCTGCGGGCGGCGGAAGAGGCCCAGCTGGATCTGGAAGAAGAGTTCCGCATCTTCCAGCATGAGCTGGAGGCCATTCAGCTGGCCCTGCGCGCCGGTGATGTCGAGGCCGTTGCGCATATCCAGCGGGCGCATATCTCGATGAGCCTCAAACGGCTTCAGCTCAAGAGCCGTTAG
- a CDS encoding aspartate aminotransferase family protein: MLKNDQLDSWDRDNFFHPSTHLAQHARGESPSRVIKTANGVHIEDRDGNRLLDAFAGLYCVNVGYGRPEIAEAIAAQAKELAYYHSYVGHGTEASITLSKMILDRAPANMSKVYFGLGGSDANETNVKLIWYYNNILGRPEKKKIISRWRGYHGSGLVTGSLTGLELFHKKFDLPLAQVLHTEAPYYFRRKDQTQSEEQFVAHCVAELEAMIEREGADTIAAFIGEPVLGTGGIVPPPAGYWAAIQAVLKKHDILLVADEVVTGFGRLGTMFGSDHYGLEADIITIAKGLTSAYAPLSGSIVSDKVWKVLEQGTDENGPIGHGWTYSAHPIGAAAGVANLKLIDELNLIENAGSTGAYLQQSMRDALGDHPHVGDIRGEGMLCAVEFVQDRDSRTFFDAADKIGPQISAALLAQDSVIARAMPQGDILGFAPPFCLSRSEADTVVAATKRAVEAVLPS; encoded by the coding sequence ATGCTGAAGAACGATCAATTAGACAGCTGGGACCGCGACAACTTCTTTCACCCCTCCACCCATCTGGCACAACACGCCCGTGGTGAAAGCCCCTCGCGGGTGATCAAAACCGCCAACGGCGTCCATATCGAAGACCGCGATGGCAACCGGCTTCTGGATGCCTTTGCCGGGCTTTACTGTGTCAATGTCGGCTATGGCCGCCCCGAAATTGCCGAAGCCATTGCCGCCCAGGCCAAAGAGCTCGCCTATTACCACTCCTATGTGGGCCATGGCACCGAGGCCTCAATCACCCTATCCAAGATGATCCTGGACCGTGCACCGGCCAATATGTCCAAGGTCTATTTTGGTCTCGGCGGCTCGGACGCCAATGAAACCAACGTCAAACTGATCTGGTACTACAACAACATCCTGGGCCGCCCCGAAAAGAAAAAGATCATCTCGCGCTGGCGCGGCTATCACGGCTCGGGGCTGGTCACCGGCTCGCTTACCGGGCTTGAGCTGTTCCACAAGAAATTCGATCTGCCGCTGGCCCAGGTGCTGCACACCGAAGCGCCCTATTATTTCCGCCGCAAAGATCAGACCCAAAGCGAAGAACAATTTGTCGCCCATTGCGTCGCGGAGCTGGAAGCCATGATTGAGCGCGAAGGCGCCGACACCATCGCCGCCTTTATTGGCGAACCGGTCCTGGGCACCGGTGGCATTGTTCCGCCCCCCGCAGGCTATTGGGCCGCAATTCAGGCCGTTCTGAAAAAGCACGACATCCTGCTGGTCGCCGACGAGGTGGTCACCGGCTTTGGCCGTCTGGGCACCATGTTTGGCTCTGATCACTATGGGCTGGAGGCCGATATTATCACCATCGCCAAAGGCTTGACTTCGGCCTATGCCCCCCTGTCCGGCTCCATCGTCTCTGACAAGGTCTGGAAAGTGCTGGAGCAAGGCACCGATGAAAATGGCCCCATCGGCCATGGCTGGACCTATTCCGCCCATCCCATTGGCGCAGCGGCCGGGGTGGCCAACCTCAAGCTGATTGACGAGCTGAATCTGATCGAGAACGCCGGCTCAACCGGCGCCTACCTGCAGCAAAGCATGCGCGACGCCCTGGGCGATCACCCCCATGTTGGCGATATCCGTGGCGAAGGCATGCTCTGTGCCGTGGAATTTGTACAGGATCGCGACAGCCGCACATTCTTTGACGCCGCTGACAAGATCGGCCCCCAGATCTCTGCCGCTTTGCTGGCGCAGGACAGCGTCATCGCCCGCGCCATGCCGCAGGGCGACATCCTGGGCTTCGCGCCCCCCTTCTGCCTCAGCCGCAGCGAGGCCGACACCGTGGTGGCAGCAACCAAACGCGCCGTCGAGGCCGTGCTCCCCAGCTAA
- the argE gene encoding acetylornithine deacetylase, with product MELRDRTCEILGDLIAFPTLSSDSNQALIAYTAGLLEDCGAKVDITSSPCGRKANLFATLGPEVDGGILLSGHSDVVPVTDQDWSSDPFVMAQREGRLYGRGACDMKGFIAATLALAPSYAAQVSARPIHFAFTYDEEVGCFGAQHLAADLQGRGLTPGVAIIGEPTEMRVIEGHKGCYEYSTHFHGLEGHGSAPDLGINAVEYAVRYVAELLQLKQRLRGMAPAASRFDPPWTTVNVGALQGGVAHNVIASKAQVDWEMRPVCASDADFVKTALRQLCENELLPEMRQIFPEADITLETIGEVAGLVPMEQNEARRIMAELTGANGADLVAFGTEAGIFQALGMDVVVCGPGSIAQAHKADEYLALDQLDQCLTVLQRLRGYL from the coding sequence GTGGAATTGCGGGATCGCACCTGCGAGATCCTGGGTGATCTGATTGCCTTTCCCACCCTGTCCAGCGACAGCAATCAGGCGCTGATTGCCTATACGGCAGGGCTGCTGGAGGACTGCGGCGCCAAGGTTGATATCACCTCCTCCCCCTGTGGCAGGAAGGCCAATCTCTTTGCCACCTTGGGGCCAGAGGTGGACGGCGGCATTTTGCTGTCGGGCCATAGCGATGTGGTGCCGGTGACGGATCAGGACTGGAGCAGCGATCCCTTTGTCATGGCACAGCGGGAGGGGCGGCTATATGGTCGTGGCGCCTGCGATATGAAAGGTTTTATCGCCGCCACCCTGGCCCTGGCACCGTCCTACGCGGCGCAGGTCAGCGCGCGGCCGATACATTTTGCCTTTACCTATGACGAAGAGGTTGGCTGTTTTGGCGCCCAGCATCTGGCAGCAGATCTGCAGGGCCGCGGGCTGACGCCGGGGGTGGCCATCATCGGTGAGCCCACAGAAATGCGGGTGATCGAGGGCCACAAGGGCTGTTATGAATACAGCACCCATTTTCATGGGCTCGAAGGGCATGGCTCGGCCCCGGATCTGGGTATCAATGCGGTGGAATATGCGGTGCGCTATGTGGCGGAGCTTTTGCAGCTCAAGCAGCGCCTGCGCGGCATGGCCCCTGCGGCCAGCCGGTTTGACCCGCCCTGGACCACAGTCAATGTGGGGGCGCTGCAGGGCGGAGTCGCCCATAATGTCATCGCCTCAAAGGCGCAGGTGGATTGGGAAATGCGCCCGGTCTGCGCCAGCGATGCTGATTTTGTAAAAACCGCCCTGCGCCAGCTCTGCGAAAATGAGCTGCTGCCGGAAATGCGCCAGATCTTTCCCGAGGCGGATATCACCCTGGAGACCATCGGTGAGGTCGCCGGGTTGGTGCCTATGGAGCAGAACGAGGCCCGCCGCATTATGGCAGAGCTGACAGGAGCCAACGGGGCTGATCTGGTTGCCTTTGGCACCGAAGCGGGTATTTTTCAGGCACTTGGCATGGATGTGGTGGTCTGTGGTCCGGGCTCCATCGCTCAGGCGCATAAGGCGGATGAGTATCTGGCCCTGGATCAATTGGATCAGTGCCTCACTGTTTTGCAGCGATTGAGGGGATATCTTTAG
- a CDS encoding branched-chain amino acid ABC transporter permease has translation MGRERLFNAAMLLALLAVPLMAWQMDDPFVITLATKVAILALAGVGLNIALGLGGLVSLGHAAFFGIGGYAMGILASHAQNYEPLFTWPFLFEGSNQMPLIWLVAVLASAAAALVIGALSLRTSGVYFIMITLAFGQMLYYFAISWSAYGGEDGLSIWVRNEMPGLNTLDPIQFFAVAFGLLYLTLWISARLAQSGFGLALSAARQSEDRVQTVGLAPFKLRLMAFVISGAITGLAGALFADLNRFVSPTMLSWHTSGEIMIFVILGGVGRLYGPVVGAAVYILLEHLLGGISEYWQIFLGLLLLGMVLFARGGLIGALLGREVAHD, from the coding sequence ATGGGGCGCGAGAGACTGTTTAATGCAGCGATGCTGCTGGCGCTGCTGGCGGTGCCGCTGATGGCCTGGCAAATGGACGACCCCTTTGTCATCACCCTGGCAACCAAGGTTGCCATCCTGGCGCTGGCGGGCGTCGGGTTGAACATCGCCCTGGGGCTGGGCGGCCTGGTCAGCCTTGGCCACGCGGCGTTTTTTGGCATCGGCGGCTATGCCATGGGCATTCTGGCCTCGCATGCGCAGAATTATGAGCCGCTGTTTACCTGGCCGTTTTTGTTTGAGGGCAGCAATCAGATGCCGCTGATCTGGCTGGTGGCCGTGCTGGCAAGCGCCGCCGCGGCGCTGGTGATCGGGGCGCTGTCGCTGCGCACCTCGGGGGTCTATTTCATCATGATCACCTTGGCCTTTGGCCAGATGTTGTATTATTTCGCCATCAGCTGGTCTGCCTATGGCGGCGAGGATGGCCTGTCGATCTGGGTCCGCAACGAGATGCCGGGGCTGAATACGCTTGACCCGATCCAGTTCTTTGCTGTTGCCTTTGGGCTCCTCTATCTGACGCTGTGGATCTCTGCGCGGTTGGCGCAATCTGGCTTTGGTCTGGCGCTCTCTGCCGCCCGTCAATCAGAGGACCGGGTGCAAACTGTTGGCCTGGCGCCGTTCAAACTGCGGCTCATGGCCTTTGTGATCTCGGGCGCGATCACCGGATTGGCCGGGGCGCTGTTTGCTGATCTCAACCGGTTTGTCAGCCCGACGATGCTGAGCTGGCACACCAGCGGTGAGATCATGATCTTTGTCATTCTTGGCGGGGTGGGGCGGCTTTACGGACCCGTTGTGGGCGCGGCGGTCTATATCCTGCTCGAACATCTTCTTGGTGGGATCAGCGAATATTGGCAGATCTTCCT
- a CDS encoding ABC transporter substrate-binding protein: protein MRILKSLAMATAVSTLALSAQADTKIGMITTLSGGGAGLGVDVRDGFMLAIEAAGRDDVEVVIEDDQRKPESAVQIADRMIQSEKVDIMTGIIWSNLAMAVVPAATAQGVFYLSPNAGPSALAGKRCHKNYFNVAWQNDNLHEAAGAYANDAGLKNSFVLAPNYPAGKDALTGYKRMYGGELAGEIYTKLGQTDYAAEIAQIRASGADSVYFFLPGGMGISFLKQYADSGVDLPVVGPAFSFDQGILQAVGAAALGIKNTSQWNKDIDNAANVAFVADFQAKYGRLPSLYASQGFDTANLILSALDKADVKDQDAFRAALEAAEFDSVRGDFKFGNNHHPVQNIYVREVIQEGDVFTNKIIATGLTDHADAYASECNM, encoded by the coding sequence ATGAGAATCCTGAAATCACTTGCGATGGCAACGGCTGTGTCGACCCTGGCGCTTTCGGCGCAGGCCGATACCAAAATTGGCATGATCACAACCCTGTCCGGCGGTGGCGCTGGGCTGGGCGTTGACGTGCGCGATGGCTTTATGCTGGCCATTGAGGCCGCAGGGCGCGACGATGTTGAGGTGGTGATCGAGGACGATCAGCGCAAACCCGAAAGCGCCGTGCAGATTGCCGACCGCATGATCCAGTCCGAAAAGGTCGATATCATGACCGGGATCATCTGGTCGAACCTGGCCATGGCGGTGGTGCCTGCGGCAACCGCACAGGGGGTGTTCTACCTTTCTCCGAATGCCGGTCCTTCGGCGCTGGCGGGTAAGCGCTGCCACAAGAACTATTTCAACGTCGCCTGGCAGAATGACAACCTGCACGAAGCTGCCGGTGCCTATGCCAATGATGCGGGCCTGAAAAACAGCTTTGTTCTGGCGCCGAACTATCCGGCGGGCAAGGATGCGCTGACCGGCTACAAGCGCATGTATGGCGGGGAACTGGCGGGTGAAATCTACACCAAGCTGGGCCAGACCGACTATGCCGCCGAGATCGCGCAGATCCGGGCCTCAGGTGCGGACTCGGTCTATTTCTTCCTGCCCGGTGGCATGGGGATTTCCTTCCTCAAGCAATATGCCGACAGCGGCGTCGACCTGCCAGTTGTCGGCCCGGCCTTCAGCTTTGATCAGGGTATCCTGCAGGCGGTGGGCGCCGCGGCGCTGGGCATCAAGAACACCTCGCAGTGGAACAAGGATATCGACAATGCGGCCAATGTGGCCTTTGTTGCGGATTTCCAGGCCAAATACGGCCGTCTGCCGTCGCTCTATGCAAGCCAGGGTTTTGACACCGCCAACCTGATCCTCAGCGCGCTGGACAAGGCCGATGTCAAAGATCAGGACGCCTTCCGCGCGGCCCTGGAAGCTGCTGAGTTTGACTCGGTGCGTGGTGATTTCAAATTTGGCAACAACCACCACCCGGTGCAAAACATCTATGTGCGCGAAGTGATCCAGGAAGGCGATGTCTTTACCAACAAGATCATCGCCACCGGCCTGACCGATCACGCGGACGCCTACGCATCCGAGTGCAATATGTAA
- a CDS encoding glycine zipper 2TM domain-containing protein: MKLLATTATAVLMVSQAFAGSYEVKCETQTVPYQATVRGGSPEKVIGGAIVGGVIGKVVTDKNAGAAVGAIVGGAIANETSTNTVTKYREVETCTNVFIPERITDEARLQKVLLDLNDGNSVSKEMTMDAQYTIGVSYDGKWGPKSQLAAEKYLANLEPDAPLYSLVVNDVVIVSSADIGAINEIKDALLEAGVASQIFVDLK, from the coding sequence ATGAAACTTTTGGCGACAACAGCGACGGCTGTTCTGATGGTATCTCAGGCATTTGCCGGTTCATATGAGGTAAAATGTGAGACACAAACGGTGCCGTATCAGGCAACCGTGAGAGGCGGAAGCCCCGAAAAGGTAATCGGCGGCGCGATTGTTGGCGGCGTGATCGGGAAGGTCGTGACCGATAAAAATGCCGGCGCTGCCGTCGGTGCTATCGTTGGCGGAGCCATCGCCAATGAAACCAGCACAAATACAGTCACCAAATATAGAGAGGTCGAAACGTGCACGAACGTGTTCATCCCAGAGCGCATCACGGATGAAGCAAGGCTTCAAAAGGTCTTGCTGGATCTGAACGACGGCAACTCCGTCAGCAAAGAAATGACCATGGACGCGCAGTATACAATTGGCGTCAGCTATGACGGCAAATGGGGCCCGAAGTCTCAACTGGCCGCCGAGAAATATTTGGCCAACCTTGAGCCCGACGCGCCGTTATATTCGCTGGTGGTCAACGATGTGGTCATCGTCAGCTCAGCCGACATCGGTGCAATCAACGAAATCAAGGATGCCCTGCTTGAAGCTGGTGTTGCCTCGCAAATCTTTGTTGATTTGAAGTGA
- a CDS encoding M24 family metallopeptidase, protein MAPGNAPFSRAEYDRRIAKTRAAMHQAGIELLFVTDPSNQAWLTGYDGWSFYVHQGVLLGLEGEPIWWGRHMDSIGAGRTCWMSAEHIHGYGDHYVQSTERHPMQDLAGHIRALGFEGARIGVEMENYYYSAKAHAVLVAELPQAQMLDATALVNWQRLVKSEDEIAFVRNAARITEKVMQVAIERAEPGLRKNDLVADIYHAGITGVDDLWGDYPAIVPLTPSGLDATAAHLTWNGAPMREGEATFFELSGCYRRYHAPLCRTVYLGKPPEEVLRAEAAQLEGIEAGLQAARAGNRTCDIANAFIDVLKSHGIHREGRCGYPIGLSYPPDWGERSASIRSEDTTVLEPGMVFHFMPALWMDTWGLETTETILITKDGAAETLCDVERKLFVKG, encoded by the coding sequence TTGGCCCCAGGAAATGCCCCGTTCAGCCGCGCTGAATACGATCGCCGCATCGCCAAGACCCGTGCGGCCATGCACCAGGCCGGGATCGAGTTGCTGTTTGTGACTGACCCGTCAAACCAGGCCTGGCTGACCGGCTATGATGGCTGGTCATTCTATGTGCATCAGGGGGTGCTCTTGGGGCTCGAAGGGGAGCCGATCTGGTGGGGGCGGCATATGGACAGTATCGGGGCAGGGCGCACCTGCTGGATGTCCGCTGAGCATATCCACGGTTACGGCGACCACTATGTGCAATCGACCGAGCGCCACCCGATGCAGGATCTGGCAGGCCATATTCGCGCGCTTGGCTTTGAGGGCGCGCGCATTGGTGTCGAGATGGAGAATTACTACTACTCCGCCAAGGCCCATGCCGTGCTGGTGGCCGAGCTGCCGCAGGCGCAGATGCTGGATGCCACCGCTCTGGTCAACTGGCAGCGGCTGGTGAAATCCGAGGATGAGATTGCCTTTGTGCGCAATGCCGCCCGGATCACCGAAAAGGTCATGCAGGTCGCGATTGAGCGGGCTGAACCGGGGCTGCGCAAAAACGATCTGGTGGCGGATATCTATCATGCCGGGATCACCGGGGTGGATGATCTCTGGGGCGACTACCCGGCCATTGTCCCGCTGACGCCCTCGGGGCTGGATGCAACGGCGGCGCATCTCACTTGGAATGGGGCGCCGATGCGCGAGGGAGAGGCGACCTTTTTTGAACTTTCTGGCTGCTACCGCCGCTATCATGCGCCGCTGTGCCGGACGGTCTATCTGGGCAAACCGCCAGAAGAGGTGCTGCGGGCCGAGGCGGCGCAGCTGGAGGGCATCGAGGCCGGGTTGCAGGCGGCGCGGGCGGGCAATCGCACCTGTGACATCGCCAATGCCTTTATTGATGTCCTGAAAAGCCATGGCATCCACCGCGAGGGGCGCTGCGGCTATCCCATCGGGCTCAGCTACCCACCAGACTGGGGGGAGCGCAGTGCTTCGATCCGCAGCGAGGACACAACTGTACTGGAACCGGGCATGGTCTTTCACTTTATGCCGGCTCTCTGGATGGACACCTGGGGATTAGAGACCACCGAGACCATTTTGATCACCAAAGATGGCGCGGCAGAGACGCTGTGTGATGTTGAGCGCAAGCTCTTCGTCAAGGGGTGA
- a CDS encoding branched-chain amino acid ABC transporter permease, producing MSLILILEQVLNGLQFGVMLFLMAAGLTLVFGVMGLINLAHGALYMVGAFAAAAVAGWTGSFVLALMASLAAAAAAGALVEVTVIRRLYDRDHLDQVLATFALILIFSEGTRWLFGSFPLFLDVPSYLSGPVMLPGGIQYPLYRLAIIVIGLVVGAGLFWLIARTRIGVQIRAGEADREMIAALGVDISKLYTLVFALGAALAGLAGALVGAIQSVQVGMGEPVLILAFVVIVIGGIGSIKGALVGALLVGLTDTLGGVFLPRLFALLMEPAAAASLGASLASMLIYILMAAVLLVRPSGLFGGSA from the coding sequence ATGTCTCTTATTCTCATTCTTGAGCAGGTCCTGAACGGTTTGCAGTTCGGGGTCATGCTCTTCCTGATGGCTGCTGGTCTGACGCTGGTCTTTGGTGTCATGGGGTTGATCAACCTCGCCCATGGTGCGCTGTATATGGTGGGAGCCTTTGCCGCCGCCGCTGTGGCAGGCTGGACCGGCTCCTTTGTGCTGGCGCTGATGGCCAGTCTTGCCGCTGCCGCTGCTGCTGGTGCGCTGGTGGAGGTCACGGTCATCCGTCGCCTGTATGATCGCGACCATCTGGATCAGGTTTTGGCGACCTTTGCGCTGATCCTGATCTTTTCTGAGGGCACCCGCTGGCTGTTTGGCTCCTTTCCGCTGTTTCTGGATGTGCCGAGCTATCTGTCTGGCCCGGTGATGCTGCCGGGGGGAATTCAATATCCGCTCTACCGTCTGGCGATCATCGTCATTGGTCTGGTGGTCGGTGCTGGCTTGTTCTGGCTGATTGCGCGGACCCGCATCGGCGTGCAAATCCGCGCTGGCGAGGCCGACCGCGAGATGATTGCGGCACTGGGCGTTGATATCTCCAAACTCTACACGCTGGTCTTTGCGCTGGGCGCCGCGCTTGCTGGTCTGGCGGGGGCGCTGGTTGGCGCAATCCAGTCGGTGCAGGTTGGCATGGGGGAGCCGGTGCTGATCCTGGCCTTTGTGGTCATTGTCATCGGCGGTATCGGCTCGATCAAGGGGGCGCTGGTTGGCGCGCTTTTGGTGGGGCTGACGGATACCCTGGGCGGCGTGTTCCTGCCACGGCTGTTTGCGCTGTTGATGGAGCCTGCTGCGGCTGCCTCGTTGGGGGCCTCTTTGGCCTCTATGTTGATCTATATCCTGATGGCGGCTGTGCTTTTGGTGCGCCCATCCGGCCTATTCGGGGGGAGCGCATAA
- a CDS encoding NnrU family protein translates to MNDWLNFALSLAAFLSSHIIPRIGSLRDRLIAKLGRQIYFSLYGALSLVLFAWVIVAVGAAPRVEIWPQYPWMRWIPNLAMPLVFVLVFCGLGLRCPNTLGSKQGAEFDPSNPGIAAVSRHPLLLALLIWAGAHLVVNGELAHVILFGTFASFPLIAMWGFDRKSARLMGEHAETFFALTSWLSFRPLIRRHWWRQNLGALAPRCLLGLLCWAALLPLHEAVIGAWPFP, encoded by the coding sequence ATGAATGATTGGCTGAACTTTGCGCTTTCCCTTGCTGCTTTCCTGAGCAGCCACATCATCCCCCGCATTGGTAGCCTGCGCGACAGGCTGATCGCCAAGCTGGGGCGGCAGATCTATTTCTCGCTCTATGGCGCGCTGTCGCTGGTCCTGTTTGCCTGGGTGATCGTCGCCGTTGGCGCGGCACCGCGGGTCGAGATTTGGCCACAGTACCCCTGGATGCGCTGGATCCCCAATCTGGCCATGCCGCTGGTCTTTGTGCTGGTCTTTTGTGGCTTGGGCCTGCGCTGCCCCAATACTTTGGGCTCCAAACAGGGGGCGGAATTTGACCCCTCGAATCCCGGCATTGCCGCTGTGAGCCGCCACCCCTTGCTGCTGGCTCTGCTGATCTGGGCTGGCGCGCATCTGGTGGTCAATGGCGAGCTGGCCCATGTCATTCTGTTTGGCACATTTGCCAGTTTCCCGCTTATTGCCATGTGGGGTTTTGACAGGAAATCCGCGCGCCTGATGGGAGAGCACGCAGAGACGTTTTTTGCGCTGACCTCCTGGCTGTCATTCAGACCCTTGATACGCCGCCACTGGTGGCGCCAGAACCTCGGCGCTTTGGCACCGCGCTGCCTGCTGGGGCTTCTGTGCTGGGCCGCGCTGTTGCCGCTGCACGAAGCAGTGATTGGCGCCTGGCCGTTTCCCTGA